TGTATATGGCGCATCCCTGCCCGGCGCTCCCGGCATCATTATCGGTTTTAACGATCATATGGGATGGGCCGTTACCAATGGCAGCGAAGATGTGCTGGACTATTACCGTATGGAATTCCGTAACGGCAAGGAGGAGTACCTGTTCAACGGCGCTTACCGCAAGGCGGACCTGCGGCTGGAGGAGATAAAGATCAGGGGCGGGAAGACCTTTGTGGATACCGTGGCCTATACGGTGTGGGGACCGGTGATGTATGACGATACCTATAAAGGCCCCGGGTTCCTGTCCGTCCGCTGGAAAGCGCATGACGCCTCCAATGAGCTGCTGACCTTCAGTCGTTTGAACCATGCAAAGGATTATGAGGATTACCTGGCCGCCATCAGCATTTACACCTGTCCCGCCCAGAATTTCATCTACGCCGGGAAAGACGGCAACATCGCCATCTGGCATAACGGCCAGTACCCGCTGCGCTGGAAAGACCAGGGCAAGTTCGTGATGCCCGGTTCGGACAGCAGCTTCGCCTGGCAGGGCTACATCCCGCAGGCGGAGAACCCGCATATCCTCAACCCCGGCGAAGGCTTCGTCAGCTCCGCGAATCAGCATCCGACAGACAGCACGTATCCCTATCACCTGATCGGGGAATACGACCTGTACCGCGGCAAACGCATTAATGAACAGCTGCGCGGCATGCAGGGCATCACGCCGGAAGATATGATGGCGCTGCAGAACGATAACCTGAACCTCTTTGCCACCACCGCCATACCGCTGATCATGGCGCATCTGGACCCGGTGGGTCTGAAATCCGATGCACAGCGCCAATGCATGAAATGGCTCTTTGCCTGGAACGGCGAAAGCACGCCGGACAGCGAGGCTGCCACCGTTTTCAATATGCTGTGGGAAGAGCTGGAGCAACAGATATGGCAGGATGATCTGCAGCGCGACAATATCCCGCTGAAGTATCCGCAATCCAAAACTACATTGCTCTGGCTGCTCCGCGATACCGCCATGCACTTTGTGGACAATATCCATACGCCGCAAAAAGAAACCCTGTCCGAATTGGTACAACGGTCATTCGACAGCGTGGCCGCCCGTGTGGCCGTTATGCCCGCTGTGGCGCTGGGGAAGGCCCGTGGCACTGATATCCGGCATCTGACGCGCAGTTTGCCCGCGTTCAGCCGTATGGGGCTGGAGACCGGCGGCGGTCAGCATATCGTGAATGCGACGAAAAAAACGCATGGCCCATCGTGGAGAATGGTGGTGGA
This genomic stretch from Chitinophaga sp. XS-30 harbors:
- a CDS encoding penicillin acylase family protein, with amino-acid sequence MRFIPLVLTIALVTALHVRWANKPAFGMLFSPQHGFWQHADPVGPPGEEQLDLPGLKGRSEVWLDERMVPHIFATDENDAYFIQGYLHARDRLWQMELQTMAAAGRLCEILGPGMLEYDRRQRRMGMVYAAEQTVKQMDSDPASKAQVESYAAGINTYIRSLRPRNYPLEYKLLGYSPEPWDKLKTALLLKYMSYDLAYGHNDLEYTNARRLFSKADFDLMYPDFSDTLDPIIPKGTAYPAPAVHAIAPADSLIRENEAFYHFQPDHPDPDNGSNNWAVAGSKTRSGAPILCNDPHLGLSLPSLWYEMQIHTPQMNVYGASLPGAPGIIIGFNDHMGWAVTNGSEDVLDYYRMEFRNGKEEYLFNGAYRKADLRLEEIKIRGGKTFVDTVAYTVWGPVMYDDTYKGPGFLSVRWKAHDASNELLTFSRLNHAKDYEDYLAAISIYTCPAQNFIYAGKDGNIAIWHNGQYPLRWKDQGKFVMPGSDSSFAWQGYIPQAENPHILNPGEGFVSSANQHPTDSTYPYHLIGEYDLYRGKRINEQLRGMQGITPEDMMALQNDNLNLFATTAIPLIMAHLDPVGLKSDAQRQCMKWLFAWNGESTPDSEAATVFNMLWEELEQQIWQDDLQRDNIPLKYPQSKTTLLWLLRDTAMHFVDNIHTPQKETLSELVQRSFDSVAARVAVMPAVALGKARGTDIRHLTRSLPAFSRMGLETGGGQHIVNATKKTHGPSWRMVVELGPETRAYGIYPGGQSGNPGSAFYDNMVDDWGVRKILFVEYI